DNA from Parvularcula marina:
TTCTTGCGACCCAGCTGAATGTCTTCAATCACGTGCAAGGCATGACCTATGCGATGAATGGCGGTGACCGGCAAAAAGATCCGCTGGCAGATCAGGGGATCATCGTCTCCAACAACACGATGGATCATAACCGCAAGATCATGTCGTCCGCCTATATGGCGACTGTCAAACAGGACGACATCGACGCCTATCGCAACGTGACCTTCTCCGCACAGGTGCCGGTCAAACAGCTTCTTCAGGACGGAGAGAGCCGTCCCGAGGATGGGTTCGAAGGGGTATTCGCTGAATCCCGTGCAGTTTTCTACGCACAGGAAGAATGCGAGCGACTGCTACAGACAATGGCGTCGAGCTGTCAGGTCGTCCGCGCCACTGGCAAGTACAAGCGCGATATCGTCGACATCTCCGCCGTTCTGAAATTCACGCAAAAAGCCGCGTTCGGCGAACTTGATGCAACGACTGCCTGGTCATTCAACGAAGTTCAGGTGAACATGACCGACGGCATGGTGACTTCGCCCCGTCAGTATGCCCACAAAAAACGCCTGCAATTCTATCGCAAGGCGGTCAGTGAATGCACTCAGATCAAGCGTCGCGCAGGGAATTGTGCGATCACCAGTATTCGCATCAGCTCGTTTCAGGAATCGAACAGCACGATGGTCAATATGAATGCTTCTGCCGAATACGGCTTTCTGATGCGTCAGAGATAAGCGGCGGCCATATCAACCTAGCCGCTCTTCCAGCCATGCTCGCAGGACGGCTGCATTATCCGTACCCAGTTTGATCTGGGGGTCAGCGAAATCTTTCGTGCGGATCCGCAAGGAACCGGGCAGCGCCTCAACGGCCGAGACTTCACTCCGCGCAAGGATCCGGACCAGCGGGAACATTCCCATCGGACGGATAATCGCAACGCGGTGAGCGCCAAGACCAAGCAGGACGCCGCCCTTGAAGACGCGCTCTTCTTCGGGCGTTTCACCCGGATGGGCTTTCAGAAAATGCGCCCGCGCTTCCTCAATGGAGAATTCAGCTTCGCGGCCTTTGCCGAGCCGGTTGAGCAGCAGGGCCACCCCGCCGATCGCGACAGCCACAAAGACGAAATAGAGCAGGAGCGCCATGGCCTATTCCTTGAAGGTGACGGTCGATTGCCGTCGTCTGTTGACGTGAAGGTCAAAAACATCCGGACGCGAATAATGCCCCACCACATCCAGCGTCAGATGCGCCCGCCGGACATGGGCGTGATCGAGATCCGCAACAAGCAGAGCCTCCTTATCGAGCACCGGCGGAATGACCCAATTGCCGTCAGGATCCGCAATGCAGCTTGCGCCATTCGCAAGTTGGCCTGCATCATTGAGCTTGCCGATATCCGGCAGGTTGAGTTGCGGCACATCCGCGCCTGACATCAGACCAGAGACAGAAAGAGCATATCCCCGCCCTTCCCGCGCGATCATCGGCGTCAGTTGCTCCGTATTATGAAGACCACCCGGCCATACGGCGACGTGCAGGTCCTCGCCTTGCGCATAAAGACTGGCCCGTGCGAGCGGCAGCCAGTTCTCCCAGCAATTAAGACCACCTGCGGTGAAAGCGCCAAGCTTGTGGACGCGCAACCCATTCCCATCGCCAGCGCCCCAGACAAGCCGTTCCTCATAGGTTGGCATCAACTTGCGGTGCACTGATTTAATCTCTCCATCCTCGCCGATATAGACAAGGCTGGCGTAAAGCGTATGGCCGCCGCGATCGGCTGCCCGCTCCATCACCCCAAGATAGACCGCCATTTTCGCGTCACGCGCCATGGCGCAGAGCGGCTCAAGATGCCCGCTTTCGATCTCGACACCATGATCGAGATAATGCGCATACCACTCTTTCTGGACGTCACTTTCGAACTGGGCGCCATCGGTCCGCTCGACCCAGAAAGGGTAGCCCGGCACGAGGGATTCTCCGAAACAGACAAGCTGCGCGCCTTCACTGGCGGCCTGCCCGGCGCAAGCTGCGACTTTCTCCAGGGTTGCATCACGATCAAGCCAGACCGGCGCAATCTGCGCCAGCGCAACGGTCAGCCTGCCTTTTTCCCGGATCGTGCCCTGATCAGACGGGCGGATGATTTCAAGCGCCATGCGACACCTCAAAGCCAGGACGGCACAGCCTCTCCGGACAGCATGTCCTCATAGCTGGGACGTTTACGGATAATGGCAAACCGCTCTCCATCGACGAGCACTTCCGGGGCCAGTGGCCGAGTGTTGTATTGCGAACTCTGCGTCGCGCCATAGGCACCTGCACCACGGAACGCGAGCAACGCGCCTTCCTTTGGGTCACGCAACGCGGCATCGCGCAGGAAAACGTCCGTCGACTCACAGACTGGCCCGGCAATATGGCAGGATTTTGGCTCCGCATCCGATTGCGCAACTTCCTGCACGTCATGGTGAGAGCCATAAAGCGCCGGGCGCATCAGATCGTTCATGCCGCCATCGACGATGACATATTGCGTTCCGTCCTGATCTTTCTGGAGCAAGACCTCTGTGACGAAGAGACCCGCATTCCCGGCGATCAGCCGGCCGGGCTCCATGATCACCTGCACCCCCAGATCGTCTGTCAGGCGGCGAATGATCGCGGCATAATCAGAGGGCAGCGGCGGCACTTCGCCATCCTGCCGGTAGGGGATGCCAAGACCGCCGCCCAGATCGAGGGAAGCTACTTCACAGCCCTTCCCGCGCAACGCCGTCACAAGGTCACGGCCTCGTCCTGCAGCCTTCTCGAACGGCATCAGCGAGGTGATCTGCGAGCCGATATGCATCGCAATCCCGCGCGGCGCGAGCGAGGGGTGGGCCGCAGCTTCCGTATAAAGACGGACAGCCTCATCCCAAGGGATACCGAACTTGTCGTTCTTACGCCCCGTCGAGATGCGCGTGTCTGTCCCGGCATCGACATCCGGATTAACGCGCAGGGCCAGCGGAGCTGCAACGTCCATCTCCTCTGCCACACCGGCGAGTTGGCGAAGCTCCGCCTCACTCTCGACATTGAACTGCAGGATGCCGGCTTCGAGCGCCGCCTTCATCTCGGCGCGCGTCTTGCCAACACCTGAAAAGACGATCCGATCCGCCGGAATGCCGGCTTTCAGGGCACGGAAGAGCTCTCCGCCCGATACGATATCCGCGCCCGCGCCTTCTTTTCCCAGCAACGAGAGGACGGCGATATTCGACAGCGCCTTGACCGCAAAAGCGACCAACGCACCTGACCCCGCAAAGCCTTCGGCAAAAACCCGGTAATGGCGGCGCAAGGTGGCCGCGGCATAGACGTAGAACGGCGTGCCCACCTCATCAGCGATAAGGGGAAGCGGCACATCCTCCGCATGAAGAACGCCATCACGATAGGTGAAATGATCCATCAGAGTGGCCCCGGTCTGCTACCGCGTGAAGGACTGATCCTGATTGCCAGGAGGCGGCGGTGTGTCGAGCGGCGCCTTGCGCCCGCAGGCACTCAGCGAAAAGGCGGAGACGAGGATGAGCAGGGCGAAGATAATCCGGGACATGATCGACCGATTGCGCCGCTCGCCGGGGGCCGTCAAGTAGAGCCGTCATGACCGACCCGCATGCTCCGCGAACTGCCCCGCTCGGCCGCCTGATCAAGCTCATGGCCCTGATCGGGGCCGGCTTCATCCTCTTTGTGGTTTTCGCCGCCTCCCAGAAACCCCGGACCGGCCCGCCGGGCCTTGAGGAGCTGGCCGCGCGCATGCCCGGCGTCAGGTTGACGGCGAATGAGGACGGTCTTGCCGCCTTTCTGGCTCCCGGAGAGGAGGCAGAAACTTATGACGTCCTCGGCGCACCCGAGGGTCTGCCGGGCGCCATCGCGGTCTATTTCTGGCCCGCCGACTGCACCACACATTGCGAGACCGCGGCACAAGCTTTCATCGCGGGGCTGGGTAGCAATTCTGTCTTCACCCCCGTTATCGCCCGCCAGATTCCGCGTTCAGCGGGCCAAAGATGGGAAGCGGCACTGCCGATGGGCGTCATCGGGGTCAATCATTTCGGCGGCGCCCATCGCGAGCACCTTTCCGGGTCGCCACGACACATTGTGATTTTCTATCGAAACAACCGCGAAATCGCCCGCGCCAGCGGCGTCGACTGGTCAAAACAGCCTGCACAGGACCTAATTCGCGCCCTTCAGGACACACTTTTACCGGATATTGTATTTTTCTTCGCACCTGCACTGTGCGTCGCAACCAGTTCATGGTTAATGATTCGGCGTGTCCCTTGAGGCTATGGAGAGATACCCATGACAAATAGTTTGAAGGCGCTTCTGCTTGGCGCCACCGCAAGTTTCGCTCTCGTCGCATGCGGCGGCGACAAAGATGACGCCAAGGATGATGCCAAAATCGAAGTCGACGGCAAGTCGATGACGATGAAGTCTGACTCCCCGCTCGATAAACCATTCAAACTGTCGAATGCTGAGCCTTATGACATCGCGGCTCTGCTCGACGGGATGGGAGGCGCACTTAGCTACGATAGTGCAGATTTCGACGGAGACCTCGGCGCAGCCGTCATCACCAATCTTCGCCCTGCATCTGACGATGGCGGCGAGACATCGATCGGCCGGGTCGAAATTTACGGCCTGAACCAGGAAGCGCTAGCCGGTATGGGCTCTGGCGCTGGCTTCACCGACATGACCGAGCTGTTCCGCAAGGTCCGCATGTTCGACGTCAAATCGACCTTCCCGGTTGAAGAAGGCTGGGACGGCTCAGAGCCGACCGTCGGCAATATCTCGATCGGCGCACTCGAAATCGACACGATCAAGATGATGGGCACGCCTGGCGGCGATATGGGTCCGGACAGTGTCGAATTCGGCGGTCTTTCGCTGAAAGACATGTCGATGAACGTGCCTTTCTCGGGCGAAGGTGACGGCGTCAAATTTGCGACCCCTGACTTCCGCGTTGCTGGCTACAAGAACGGCGTCTTTGGCGGCCTGATGGCAGCTGACCTCTCATACGACATCAAACAGTCGGACGAGATGATCCAGGAACAGCTGGCCGGGATGGGCCCGCAAGCTGGCATGCTCACCGACATTCCGCTTCTCAAGAACATGATTTTCCCGGCCCACCAGTCCGGCAAGATCGGCATGATGAGCTGGGACGGCCTGACTTTCACCAACCTCATTCCGTTCATCCAGAACGGCGAGACCCCGCCGGTCAGCGAGACGAACCTCATCAAAATCGGCGGCATGAAATTCCTCGATCAGGAAGTCTCGATCAACGGCAAGAAAGCCGCGTCGGTTGAAAGCACGGTTGTTGATCCGATCGACTTCCACCACTTCATGCCGAAAAAGATCCGTATCGTGTCGAAAGGCTCCAAAGCTGACATGACGGCTTATGTCGGTGACGAGAACCCGGCGATCACCAAAGTCCTCAAGGACAATGGTCTCGACAAGGTCAACGGCGAAAGCGAACTTGAATATTCGTTTGACCCGCGTTCGGGCGGCATCAAGCTCGACATGGATGGCGAAGCCAAGGGTTTCTATGGCCTCAGCCTGAACTTTGCGATGTCGGATTTCGACTACGACACGATCGTTGGCGCTGAAGATGAAGGCGCCAAACAAGGCGCCGTGATGAACGCAGCCATCGACGGCATGACGCTGAAGCTCAAGGATGAGAAACTCCTCGACACTGTCTTCGCCATTGCAGGCGCACTTACCGAGCAGGATCCTGCCGGCCTTCGTCAGCAAGCTGTTGGTCTCATGTCGCTTGGCGCCATGCAGGGCGCGCAATTCTCTCCGCGCGTTCCAGAATATGCGACCGCGCTTTCGAGCTTCGTCAGCGAAGGCGGCACACTGACCATCAGCGTCGCCCCGTCACAGCCCGTGACGATCGGTTCGCTGGCCGCCTCTGGCCAGTCCAATCCGGGCGCCGTGCTCGACACGCTCAACGTCACGGTCAAGCAAGACTGATCCTGACCGAGATCAAATGATTAAGCCCCCGCTTTGGCGGGGGCTTTTTTTATGGGTTAGCGATTGCCGGAAGCGATATAATCCGCAAGCGGCGAGAAGGCCCGCACAAGCGATTTGTAGACATCCCGCTTGAACGGCACGACGAGGTCAGGAACCTCCTCTAGCGGCGCCCAGCGCCACTCACAGAACTCCGCCGGCTGATGAGAATCGAGGTTCACCTCGTCATCATCACCTTCGAACAGCATGAGCGCCCATTTCTGTTTTTGCCCGCGCCAGCGGTCGCGCTTCTTTGCTTTGTAGTCGGAAGGAAAGTCATAAACGAGCCAGCCCGGCGTCGTGACCAGAAGACGCGTCGAGCTGACGCCGCTTTCTTCCTGCAGCTCGCGGACAGCCGCATCTTCAATCGACTCGCCGGGATCAACGCCGCCCTGCGGCATCTGCCAGCGATATTTATAGGCGCGCTGGACGGCGCTGGAGGCAACGCGCTTGCCCAGCCAGACTTCGCCTTTGCGGTTCAACAAACATATCCCGACATTGGGACGGTACTGATCAAGGTCGGGTAGTTCTTTCATGACGGTCCATTAGCTACCGCAGAAGCGGGAACAAGGTCAAAGCCCTCTTTTTCAAGGCCATCCGCCCACGTCTCAATGGCGCGAATGGCATCGGCTGAAATATAGAGCCGGGCGAGCACAGGCCTTCCACTGCTCGCCGAGGCTTTGAGCTGGGAGAGCCCCTGCTCGGCAAGGCCGCTGCCGCGCGGCACGATTACATTGACCCGGCCATAAGGAACACCTTGCTCGATCGCGGCCTGCGCGCCGAGCCCAGTGTCATCAATATAACCAAGCCCTCTTGATTTGAGGACGGACATGACTTCACTGATCGCGGCCTCATCTTTACCAAAAGACGTGCCCAGATAATTCGTCGCCAGCGGATAGGCCGGCGCCCGCGCGAGCAGCCAGCCAAGCCGCTTGCCATTCGCCTCGCCCCGCCGCGCAATCGTCAGGCCCGCTGGCCCCAGCGCTTCAGCACTGACGCCCGGCTCTTCCATGGGCAGCTCGATGGCGACCTCATGCCCTGCCGCCATCGCCTTTTCCATCAGTGCCGTGACGTCTTTGGAATAGGGTGCAAAACTGAGCGCAACTTCCGGGGGCAGACGGTTGATCGCCTGCTCAGTCAGCTCGGCATTAAGCCCCAGCCCGCTGAGCATGACCGCCACCTGCGGATCGCGGCCCGACACGTTTGGCCGCCGATATGCGTTGAAAGGCGTCAGCCCGTCAGAACCGATTTTCGGCGCTAATCCATATTCGCTCGAGCCGACCAGTGCGGGTAGCGCTGTGGTCGCCATCTTGCGCCGCGCAGCTGCAGCCGCCTCTCCACTGGTTTCTGGAATGGTGATCCGCAGCGTGCCATCGGGCTGCTCTTCCTCGGTCGTGATCAGCTCGCTGGTCCGGGTGACGCCCGTCGGGCCCGCCTCAATATCGTCCGGCACAGTGATGACCTTGGGCCCGGTAGCGGCCCCTTCATCCTCGACCATGACAACAGGCTGTCCCGGCTCAACACCCTGCGGCGCGCCCGCATAGCGCTCAGGCTCTAACGGCAAATCAACGACCAGATCGGGTTCATCGACCGGTTCCGGCGACAGCCAGACAAATACTGCGCCCGCAAGCAGGACCACCCCCAGCCCCAGCCACGCCATTTTCAGGCGGGAAAGGCCGAAATTTCTCTTCTTTCGCATGCGCTTGTCCGGACTCCATCGCACATGCACCCTTGCCCCCGGGGCCCGAGTGTCGTTGAACATGAGATAAGGTCGTGCCTCCTAGACGGTTTCGATGCATGAAAGAAGGCTGGCAGCCGGATTGTGAGCGGCCGGGAGGAAAAAATGGTGAATGACAACGCCCCGGCGAAAAAAGCCGCCCCGACCCCTGAAGAACTCGCCCAGGCGGCTGAGGAAAAGGAACGGGCGACCGCCGAAGGCCGCCTGAAGGACGAGGCGCGCCGGACCCGCAAGAAAATCTGGTCGCAATCGCGCGCGACCGTCATCGGCAAGGTGCTGGAGACCAAGGCGCGTGTCGGCGGCAGCAAGGTCGCCTTCATCGATCCGGAAGGCAAAGAGACAACCTATAAGGATGTCGCGCGCGGCGCTTTCGCGCTCGGCAACGCCCTGCGCAAACGCACCAAGCGCGGCGAGAATGTCGGCGTCCTGATGCCGACGAGCCCCGCGGGCGTGATCACCATCCTCGCCCTTCATATCGACGGCCGCGTGCCGACCATGATCAATTTCACGGCTGGCGAATCGGCGATCCTCTCTGGTCTTGAGACGGCGGAAGTGAAGCTCGTTCTCACCTCACGGAAATTCGTTGAGGTCGGCGGCTATGATGACCTCGTCGAGGCGATCAAGAAGAAATGCGAGATCGCCTATCTTGAGGACATCAAGGAAAACCTGACCGCCATCGACAAGCTGCGTGCCGCGCTGGGGGAGAAATTCCCCTCCTTCATGCGCCGCCCGAATTCCCCCGATGCGCCTGCCGTCATCCTCTTTACATCGGGTACGGAAGGAAAACCCAAGGGCGTTGTTCTCTCGCACCAGAACCTCGTCGCCAATGTCGAGCAGGTGCGCAATCACGTCATTCTTGAAGACACCGACATATTCATCAACCCGCTGCCGATCTTCCACTCCTATGGCCTGACGGGAGGGCAGTTCTATCCGCTGATTGATGGGCTGACCTGCATCCCTTACCCCTCACCGCTGCATGTGAAGATTATCCCGGAAGTCATCCGGCGCTATGGGGCAACGATCCTCTTTGCGACCGACACCTTCCTTCAGCGCTATTTGAAAAACGCCAAGGATGGCGCGCTTTCAACCCTTCGTTATGCCGTATGCGGCGCAGAAAAGGTACGCGATGAAACCCGCGCGCTTGCCCGCAAGAAATTCGGCTTCAACGTGCTTGAGGGCTATGGCGCCACCGAATGCGCGCCGGTTATCGCGGTCAACCAGCCGGGCGATATCCGTCCGGGCACGGTCGGCAAGCTCCTGCCCGGCGTTGAATCCCGCGTCGATGCTGTTGAGGGCCTGTCCGAAGGCGGACGGCTTTTTGTCCGGGGCCCGAACGTCATGCTCGGCTATCTTGACCCGGACCATCCCGGTGAGCTGCTCGCCCCTGATGAAGGCTGGCACGACACGGGCGACATCGTTCATATCGATGGCGGCGGCTATATGTCGATCCGTGGGCGGCAGAAACGCTTTGCCAAGATCTCTGGCGAGATGGTCAGCCTGGCCGTGGTCGAGAACTGCGCCGGGGTCGTCTGGCCGGACAGCCTCCATGCTGCCGTCATCCTGCCCGATGACAAGAAAGGCGAGCAGATCGTCCTTCTGACCGAAGAACCCTCACCGAAGCCCGAAACGCTCAAAGACTGGGCACGCAATCACGGCGTGCCGGAACTCGCCGTGCCCAAACGGGTCCTGCATGTGCCGGACATCCCGGTCCTCGGGACCGGCAAGGTCGATTATGTCAGGCTGAATGCCATGGCCGAGGATCTGATCGCCACGGCCGAAGCGGAAAAAGCGGCCGCCGAATAATCGGCGGCCAATCCGGGCCTTAGTTCACCGGCCGGAACACCAACGTCAGGATCACGCCCGGCACGCCGATCAGCGTCCACAGCGGCAGGTCGAGGAAGAATTTGCCGACCCCGCCTTCAGGCACGGACAGCTCAAGCCCCGCAATATTCATGAATTCGGCGGTCGTCGTGATGACGGGAATGCCCTCATCCAGCGTCGACACCGCGTCATAGCCCAGCAGCATCAGCGCCAAAGCCACCAGAATCCAAGCAAAAATCCGCAAGACCGCCATGATCGCGCCCGCCCTCAATACTAACCTCCCCCGACATTATGCGAGGGACGTGCCGACGGCAATGATGGGCGCGGGAATAGGCGCGGAAAGCCTTGAAATTCCCGATCAGTCTGGGCAAAGGGGCTCTTCTTGAAGGACAGGTGGCCGAGTGGTCGAAGGCGCACGCCTGGAACGCGTGTAGGCGGGTAACCGTCTCGAGGGTTCGAATCCCTCTCTGTCCGCCAGCCTTCGCGGCGAATTGAGCCTAGCGAAATGAGCTGCAAGGCTGTCACGCCGGAGCTTCGCAGGAAGAGCAGGCGGACTTTCGCCGCTACGGCTTGGCGAGCCAGACTCTCTATTTCGCGCTACCGCCTTCGGCTACTTGAGCGCGTGGTGCCTTCACGTCGAATTGAACCTAACCAAGCGAACCACGAGGGCGGCCTTATTCGCCGCCCCTCGCTTTTGGTCATCGGTGCAGAAAGTCAGGTTCAAGAGCTCCTCGCCATCCAGTGCTTTGTGTTGATCCCCGCAAAGAGCAGCCAGAACGCGGCGACCCATTCAAAGAGCGCACCCGGCAGGAAGAAGAGCATGATCTTTTCTTCAAGCGCCGGATAGAGAATGACCGTCGCGGCGACCGACCCGATCACCAGATAGGTAAAAATCCCCCAGGCCGAGAGCCAGCGCGGAATGAACCGTGACCGGAAGAACAGCGAGAAAAAGAGGACCCCGCCGACCGCCATTGGGATGAGCAGGAAATAGATCGCCGAGCCATAGACATCGCGCAGGAGCGAGACGAGGGACGCGCGCTGATCATCAGAGAAGCCGGGGGTCAGTTCCGGATTCACCACCGTGATGAACACGGCATATTTGAAGATGATGAAGGTCGCGCCCATCGCGCCTTCGATCAGCCGGCAGAACGCCGCAACCAGCGCCGGCCCCTGACCCACCGATTTCAGCACCATATACATTGCCGCGGCGGAGACGCAGACGAAGGTGTAGAGCACCACTTCGGCCAGAAATCCCGTGCGGAACATGAGCGCAAGCAGCGGCGAGGCATTCTCATCACCTAGCGCACTGAGCGACGGGATCGGCCCGAAGGTGATGTAGATCCCCGCAGCACTGTAAAGGACATAGGATAGCCCCGCGAGCCGGGCCATTCGGCGGGCGGCGACATCGTTGAACGGCATTGTGGACATGGTAAGAAAGCTCCCCTCAGCAAAAGTGATCCAGACCGGCGCAACTGCCGGTGACCCTTTTGCAGATGGAGAAGGCCTGACCGCCTGTCGTCCGGATGGGGCTATTCGGACGCTCTCAGGGCAGATTTTTCGGGCTTCGCCGCAGCGTGTAGCCCCGCATTCCGGGCACTTTCGCGATAGGCGCTCGGCGGCGAGCCGACATGCTTTTTGAATGCGGCGTTAAAGGTCGAGCGCGAATTGAACCCGACTTCGAGGCCAACCTCGAGGATTGTGAGCTCGGTTTCGGCGAGCAGCCTCTTGGCCTCCTCAGCCCGGCGGCTGTTCACGAAGTCAAAGAAATTGACGCCCAGCTGCTGGGAGAGCGTTTCGGAAATGTGGTTCTTCGTGATGCCCGTGACGTCTGAGAGCTTGCGAAGCGACAGACCCTTGTCGGCATAGAGACTGTCCTTGTTGAGCGCAGCCCTAAGCTTGCCAGCGGTTTTGCTTAGCCGCTCTTCTGAGAGGATCGGACGCCGGGCGGGCTCCTCGGCTTTGCCCGTCCGCCCAAGCGGCAGCGCCGGCTGATGCAATCCGAGAAACGCAAAAGCCGCGATTGCCAGAGACTCGCTGAAGGCCAGCGTGACATTAAAGGCCGGGATTGAAACGCCGGACAGCCAGAAGGCCTGCTTGACGGCAAAGAACAGCCAGGCGCCCGCAAAGACGAAAAGGATGTTGCGGAGCCAGTCGAGCGACTTGCGCTCGATATTCGCAAACTGCTCCATCATCTGTCGCCGGTGGCGCATCTGTAGATGCAGGGCAGCGGCAAGATAGACGGCTGTCGTTGCAAGAAAAATGACGAGAGATCCGGTGCAGGTGAACAGCGCGATCCGGTAATGCGCAGGATTTCGCGTCGCCGGATCAGCGAGCGCGAGCTTTTCCTCCGCACTCAGCGTCGCGAAGGGCAGGCTGATGAGAATGACGAGCAGAGGACCGAGCAGCGCGATCCAGTCGAGCCCGCCAAAGGACCGCTTTTCAGATGAGATTAGGGCCCGCGTATAGAAGAAGACGGCCGGGCCCAAGGCTGCCTTGACCGACAGATCAGCCCCCACAAGATGCGGCGCGATGCGGTAAGCGCCGGACAGCACAAGCAACTGGCCAAGCACATGCGCAAGCAGCGCAATCAGCACGACACGGAAATATAAGACCCGATCGCCGCGCTGGCCCCGATTGGCCATCGCCATAGCGAACGCAAAGCCGATTGATCCGGATGCGACGGCGTAGGCGATTGTCGAGAACGTGTCGGACATGGGCCCGTTCTCGGAAAAATTGCCGCCGAGGGCAATCGCTATCCATGCAGGAATTGCGCAAGCCGAAGACCGGCTTCATCACGCCTGATCATATCGATGCAGACTTTCTTCCGTATCAATATCTATTGCGGCTTCATCGCGCAGGGGAACGCGGCGAATGTCTTTGTGTTGCCGAAGATAGTCTCGACCGCCCACCTCGCCTCTCAGCCTAGAGAGAGCTTCGAAATGCGCGCGGCTGAACAGAACCGGCGGCATCAAGCGGCCTTCCCGTTCGCTCGCGACGACATCTGCGGCACCTACGGCGGCACACACGGCCTTAAGATCACGTGGTATAATGAATGGCATATCGGCAAGGACGATAAGCGCGGCTTTTGCATCCCCTCGCTTAATCTCGGAGATGCCTAGCGCCAAGGACGCCCCCTGTCCCTCTTCAGGGTTCGGGTTGGGCACAATCTGAACGCCTGCTTCCGTATAAAGATCGATGAGCGGGGACTCCGCGGTCGGCACGACAGCATAGCGGCTTGGGAAGCCCTTCGTTGCCGCCAGCACATGCGCGCCAAGCGGTTGCCCCCGGAAAGGCGCGAGCAGCTTGTTCCCTTCTCCAAACCGGCGGCTTTGCCCACTGGCAAGGATCAGGACCGCGATCACCGCCGGGTTCATTCGTCCACGGCCTGCCAGGCTGCCGTTACTTCGGCGAGCGCCGAGATCGCGAGCGCCTGAGCGTCCCGCGCCTTGGCGACAAGCCCGATCGGCGCATGGATTCGCGCAATATGCTCCTCCATCACGCCTGTCTCGCGCAGAGCAGCGCAGCGTCGTTCATGCGTCCGACGGCTGCCCAGCGCGCCGATGTAAAAGGCCGGCCCCGCCATCGCCTCGAGCAGCAAGGCCCGCTCCCACTCATGCTCATGGAACATAAGCACAAAGGCTGTCCACGGATCATCGCGGCCCTGCGGCGGAGTATCCGGCGCCATCAGATGATCCGTCGCAAGGCCCATCCCTTTTGCCAGTCCAAGGCTCTCCTCATCCGGCGATTGCAGATGCACATCATACCCGCACACAGAGGCGAGCCTCGCGAACGCGAGAGGCTCCGTGCCCCGCCCGGCAATGCGCAGTCTGAGGCGCGGCTTCAGCTTCACGGCCAGTCGTGTCCCATCCCAATCCGCAGCGCGAGCACCCGCTTCAGCGATCGCCAATCCATCAATACCCGCTTCAAGCGTGACCGCAGATCGCTTTATAAGCCGGGTACAAATCGCCTGGATTACTTGCAAATCTGGATTGGGCAAGACCAATAGCTCAAGCCGTCCACCGCAGGGCAGGCTCACGTCGCGGAAGGTCGACCCCTCGCCATAAATCAGGGTACGTGGCTTATCCTCGGCAATAGCTTCACGGGCCTGAAAGACAACATCTGCATCAACGCAGCCATTCGAGACATAGCCCGAGACCCGGCCATCGCCTGCAATCGCCATCATCGCGCCAGGTGGCCGGATGCCGCCGCCGGTGATGTTGGTGATCAAAACAAGGGCCGTCCCTTCACCCCGTGCCGCTGCCGCAAGGAGAAAGCCGAGAATATCGGCCGAGTCGGTGTAATGCCGGGGTGAAAACCGCAATGGATTGCCCTCGTCAGGCTGCGCGATGCATGATACGGCTCGTCACTCTACTGATGAAATGCC
Protein-coding regions in this window:
- a CDS encoding DUF4386 domain-containing protein: MSTMPFNDVAARRMARLAGLSYVLYSAAGIYITFGPIPSLSALGDENASPLLALMFRTGFLAEVVLYTFVCVSAAAMYMVLKSVGQGPALVAAFCRLIEGAMGATFIIFKYAVFITVVNPELTPGFSDDQRASLVSLLRDVYGSAIYFLLIPMAVGGVLFFSLFFRSRFIPRWLSAWGIFTYLVIGSVAATVILYPALEEKIMLFFLPGALFEWVAAFWLLFAGINTKHWMARSS
- a CDS encoding helix-turn-helix domain-containing protein; translated protein: MSDTFSTIAYAVASGSIGFAFAMAMANRGQRGDRVLYFRVVLIALLAHVLGQLLVLSGAYRIAPHLVGADLSVKAALGPAVFFYTRALISSEKRSFGGLDWIALLGPLLVILISLPFATLSAEEKLALADPATRNPAHYRIALFTCTGSLVIFLATTAVYLAAALHLQMRHRRQMMEQFANIERKSLDWLRNILFVFAGAWLFFAVKQAFWLSGVSIPAFNVTLAFSESLAIAAFAFLGLHQPALPLGRTGKAEEPARRPILSEERLSKTAGKLRAALNKDSLYADKGLSLRKLSDVTGITKNHISETLSQQLGVNFFDFVNSRRAEEAKRLLAETELTILEVGLEVGFNSRSTFNAAFKKHVGSPPSAYRESARNAGLHAAAKPEKSALRASE
- a CDS encoding nucleotidyltransferase family protein, translating into MNPAVIAVLILASGQSRRFGEGNKLLAPFRGQPLGAHVLAATKGFPSRYAVVPTAESPLIDLYTEAGVQIVPNPNPEEGQGASLALGISEIKRGDAKAALIVLADMPFIIPRDLKAVCAAVGAADVVASEREGRLMPPVLFSRAHFEALSRLRGEVGGRDYLRQHKDIRRVPLRDEAAIDIDTEESLHRYDQA
- a CDS encoding XdhC family protein yields the protein MRFSPRHYTDSADILGFLLAAAARGEGTALVLITNITGGGIRPPGAMMAIAGDGRVSGYVSNGCVDADVVFQAREAIAEDKPRTLIYGEGSTFRDVSLPCGGRLELLVLPNPDLQVIQAICTRLIKRSAVTLEAGIDGLAIAEAGARAADWDGTRLAVKLKPRLRLRIAGRGTEPLAFARLASVCGYDVHLQSPDEESLGLAKGMGLATDHLMAPDTPPQGRDDPWTAFVLMFHEHEWERALLLEAMAGPAFYIGALGSRRTHERRCAALRETGVMEEHIARIHAPIGLVAKARDAQALAISALAEVTAAWQAVDE